A stretch of the Terriglobia bacterium genome encodes the following:
- a CDS encoding Crp/Fnr family transcriptional regulator: protein MQPEQVTPSAIASAPRPLYGLDFQIADLLFPNGMNGNLLLLRRKEMLFRQDTTADAAFYLQEGRIKLRVASAGGRIATVSLMGPGELLGEECLASKLSLRPATAVAVSDCTIVRLERLFLEQLLRSEPGFQEFFLDLVLARNRRMQQDLMAHLSYSGEKRLARLLLLIAGLDDCAQDEKVIPRINQDELAEVVGTTRARVSYFMNRFRDKGFVDYNGELTVRRSLLEVIL from the coding sequence ATGCAGCCCGAACAAGTTACTCCCTCAGCAATCGCGTCCGCTCCCAGGCCGCTTTATGGCCTGGACTTTCAAATTGCGGACCTTCTCTTTCCCAACGGCATGAACGGCAACCTCCTTCTTCTAAGAAGGAAAGAAATGCTTTTTCGCCAGGACACAACCGCTGACGCCGCGTTTTACCTGCAAGAAGGCCGGATCAAGCTTCGCGTGGCGTCGGCAGGCGGCCGGATCGCTACGGTGTCGCTCATGGGGCCCGGCGAACTGCTGGGCGAAGAATGCCTGGCGTCCAAGCTTTCTCTTAGACCGGCCACTGCCGTTGCTGTTTCCGATTGCACCATCGTCAGGCTTGAGCGCCTGTTCCTGGAGCAGTTGCTCCGCAGTGAACCCGGGTTCCAGGAATTCTTTCTGGATCTGGTTCTCGCCCGCAATCGCCGCATGCAACAGGACTTGATGGCCCACCTCAGCTATTCCGGAGAGAAGCGCCTGGCCCGCCTTCTGCTCCTGATTGCCGGGCTTGACGACTGTGCCCAAGACGAAAAAGTGATTCCGCGAATCAACCAGGACGAACTGGCGGAAGTGGTCGGCACCACGCGGGCCCGCGTGAGCTACTTCATGAACCGCTTTCGCGACAAGGGTTTCGTTGACTACAACGGCGAACTCACAGTGCGCAGGTCCCTGCTGGAAGTAATCCTATAG